One Ricinus communis isolate WT05 ecotype wild-type chromosome 1, ASM1957865v1, whole genome shotgun sequence DNA window includes the following coding sequences:
- the LOC8265833 gene encoding squamosa promoter-binding-like protein 7: MENGGNVYNNGHINRNKGQTSSNTILGWDMFEPNTSRFDWASTSNATTLFTTATAVSTSATGESTSSTTNSLIFPHQSLYYQHHDHHYQQLSLYAGEGLSHLHPDPHLMCLKLGKRHYFEDTNTIPASDREITSFSIGKRGKPYYSVVGSQVGPSSSAAAAAVPVPRCQVEGCHVALVKAKDYHRRHKVCEMHSKASNVIVLGLEQRFCQQCSRFHVVSEFDDAKRSCRRRLAGHNERRRKSAHDSVSRNSCQDKYMSARFPYLASPTGRALSLLSSKADSWISSSDLSSRSSAALRELIAENRAAILTRQLVLERHLHHNNGIEDLGSDHSQPSTNNSFTIPHHNWDRFHVPDTQVTLDLMQTPNSAFGFLSAREKNKDDEQECSELWNNWAGAHDI; encoded by the exons ATGGAAAATGGCGGCAACGTGTACAATAATGGCCACATCAACCGTAACAAAGGCCAAACCAGCAGTAATACTATTCTTGGTTGGGATATGTTTGAGCCTAATACTTCAAGATTTGACTGGGCCAGTACTAGTAACGCCACCACGTTGTTTACCACTGCTACCGCGGTCTCCACCTCTGCAACCGGGGAAAGCACCAGCTCCACCACCAACTCACTCATTTTTCCCCATCAAAGTCTTTATTACCAACACCATGATCACCACTATCAGCAGCTCTCTCTCTACGCTGGAGAAGGGTTGTCCCACTTGCACCCGGATCCACATCTAATGTGCTTGAAGCTTGGCAAGAGACACTATTTCGAGGATACTAATACAATCCCTGCGAGTGACCGAGAGATAACTAGTTTCTCTATAGGAAAAAGAGGGAAACCATATTACAGTGTCGTGGGTAGTCAAGTAGGACCATCATCATCTGCGGCGGCGGCTGCGGTACCCGTACCAAGGTGTCAAGTGGAGGGTTGTCATGTGGCATTGGTCAAAGCTAAGGATTATCACAGAAGACATAAAGTCTGTGAAATGCATTCAAAGGCTTCTAACGTAATCGTTCTAGGGTTGGAACAGCGATTTTGTCAGCAGTGTAGCag GTTTCACGTAGTGTCAGAATTTGATGACGCCAAGCGGAGCTGTAGAAGGAGATTAGCTGGTCACAACGAGCGAAGAAGAAAGAGCGCTCATGATTCTGTTTCCAGGAACTCTTGTCAAG ACAAGTATATGAGTGCAAGATTTCCATACTTAGCGTCACCGACAGGCCGTGCTCTCTCTCTTCTGTCATCAAAGGCCGATTCTTGGATTTCTTCATCTGATCTCTCTTCAAGATCCAGCGCAGCATTACGCGAATTGATTGCAGAGAACCGCGCTGCAATCTTGACGAGACAGCTCGTTCTTGAACGACACTTGCACCATAATAATGGGATAGAAGACTTGGGTTCTGATCACTCCCAACCTAGCACCAATAATTCATTCACCATCCCCCACCATAATTGGGACAGATTCCACGTCCCGGATACACAAGTCACGCTTGACTTAATGCAGACTCCGAATTCGGCATTCGGGTTCTTGTCTgctagagaaaaaaataaggatGATGAACAAGAATGTTCTGAGTTGTGGAACAATTGGGCGGGAGCCCATGATATTTAA